The proteins below are encoded in one region of Zootoca vivipara chromosome 10, rZooViv1.1, whole genome shotgun sequence:
- the MICALL1 gene encoding MICAL-like protein 1 isoform X1: protein MSGPRSALQAWCRRQCEGYPGVEIRDLSSSFRDGLAFCAILHRNRPDLLDFNSLSKDNVYENNRLAFEVAEQELGIPALLDPSDMVSMKVPDCLSVMTYVSQYYNHFNNPNQARVLPPMKPPAVASSPTLPAHKPVPASETTSAPKDEDAEGLAEQSQRTTLSSTCAACQQHVHLVQRYLADGKLYHRQCFRCKECSSTLLPGSYRPGPELGTFVCTQHRGKLGLSGRMERRPSPDLQHTGESGEAGIVSTGAEEENGILEEHPSTAEEIGKTGERVADGVDSEMPLAQPKNETLAPASGSETYAQTPPKPPLPAKPPLLMQEKASLQHGQLKEARPKPAPRKSTDTAAALSPLSSQPVPKPRANVQSEGSSEPGAGLANGRPPEPCPPVPKPRGRPMSSERTGECPRPKDPPWIALVQGEPKRKLAPPPPPPGSRKESPSRVSEEDEGGEGKAQGRESRPTLEEPKPYNPFEEDDEEQEEEEEEGVVAQQSTPKQEQSEDEPTSKVAHPWYGITPTSSPKTKKRPAPRAPNASPLAHHPISRLSRSEPSSSTPSPALSLESIASECLAKGTDDLDETSVPKSSSEPAVHVPAATSVVSSSGPPLPSLSSSGEEGPTALPGSSANSSFSSSSDLAGDGSEAQGGHSQTARTSSSGNLKTSPGGASPKPSAGAIPTPILLASELSGAAARSSPSPKAQPKSSCKENPFNRKPSPVTSPSIKKTPKGPKPARPPAPGHGFPLIKRKVQSDQYVPVEDIYGEMDSIEQQLDELEHRGVELERKLRSMENNADVPEDGLLVDWFKLIHEKHMLVRRESELIYIFKQQNLEQRQADVEYELRCLLNKPEKDWTDEDRVREKVLMQELVTIIEQRNAIVNCLDEDRQREEEEDKMLEAMIKKKEFHKETEADSKKRGKFKPMKVLKLLGNKHESKSKSPKEKS, encoded by the exons GCCTTTGAGGTGGCTGAGCAAGAGCTGGGGATCCCTGCCCTGCTGGATCCCAGTGACATGGTCTCCATGAAGGTCCCTGACTGCCTCAGCGTCATGACCTACGTCTCTCAGTATTACAACCATTTCAATAACCCCAACCAAG CCAGAGTCCTCCCGCCTATGAAGCCCCCTGCAGTTGCCTCCTCACCTACTCTGCCAGCACACAAACCTGTGCCTGCCTCCGAGACCACATCAGCACCCAAG GATGAGGATGCTGAAGGCCTGGCAGAGCAGTCCCAGAGAACCACCCTGAGCAGCACTTGTGCAGCTTGCCAACAACACGTCCACTTGGTCCAGCGCTACCTGGCTGATGGCAAGCTGTACCACCGCCAGTGCTTCAG GTGTAAGGAATGCTCCAGCACCCTCCTCCCTGGTTCTTACAGGCCTGGACCTGAACTGGGCACATTTGTGTGCACCCAGCATCGTGGCAAGTTGGGCTTGAGTGGGAGGATGGAGCGCAGGCCAAGCCCAGATCTTCAGCACACGGGGGAAAGCGGAGAGGCTGGGATAGTGAGCACTGGTGCGGAGGAAGAGAACGGAATACTGGAGGAGCACCCATCCACCGCAGAAGAGATAGGCAAAACAGGGGAGAGGGTAGCTGATGGAGTGGACAGCGAGATGCCTCTTGCGCAGCCAAAGAATGAAACACTCGCCCCTGCTTCCGGATCTGAAACCTACGCCCAAACGCCCCCCAAACCTCCTTTGCCAGCAAAGCCACCTCTGCTCATGCAAGAGAAGGCTAGCCTGCAACACGGGCAGCTCAAGGAGGCTCGGCCCAAGCCTGCCCCCAGGAAGAGCACAGACACAGCAGCAGCCCTGTCACCGCTAAGCTCCCAGCCTGTTCCGAAGCCCAGAGCCAACGTGCAAAGCGAGGGATCCAGTGAGCCTGGCGCTGGATTGGCCAATG GTAGGCCTCCTGAGCCCTGTCCTCCTGTTCCGAAGCCCAGAGGCAGACCCATGTCCTCCGAGCG AACTGGGGAATGCCCACGGCCCAAAGACCCTCCCTGGATTGCATTGGTCCAGGGAGAGCCCAAGAGGAAGCTGGCCCCTCCGCCTCCCCCACCAGGTAGTCGCAAGGAGAGCCCCTCGAGGGTTTCGGAGGAGGATGAAGGTGGAGAAGGCAAAGCGCAAGGCAGGGAAAGCAGGCCCACTCTGGAGGAGCCCAAACCGTATAACCCCTTTGAGGAGGATGacgaagagcaggaggaggaggaagaggagggagtcGTCGCGCAACAGAGCACGCCAAAGCAAGAGCAGAGCGAGGACGAGCCCACCTCCAAGGTGGCTCACCCCTGGTACGGCATCACCCCCACCAGCAGCCCCAAGACCAAGAAGCGGCCAGCGCCAAGGGCCCCCAACGCATCCCCTCTTG CTCACCACCCCATCTCCCGACTCTCCCGCTCGGAGCCGTCTTCCTCCACCCCATCGCCCGCCCTGAGCTTGGAGAGCATCGCATCTGAATGTTTGGCCAAGGGCACGGACGACTTGGATGAGACCTCTGTGCCCAAGAGCTCATCGGAGCCCGCAGTCCACGTCCCGGCCGCCACTTCTGTCGTCTCCTCCTCAGGTCCCCCGCTccccagcctctcctcctctggtGAGGAGGGCCCCACTGCCCTGCCCGGCAGCTCGGCCAACTCCTCCTTTTCGTCCTCCAGCGATTTGGCTGGCGATGGCAGTGAGGCACAAGGGGGACATTCACAGACTGCCCGAACTTCCTCATCTGGGAACTTGAAAACCTCCCCTGGGGGAGCCTCCCCCAAACCTTCGGCCGGGGCCATTCCCACACCTATCCTCTTGGCCTCGGAGCTGAGTGGTGCAGCTGCCAGGAGCTCTCCATCACCCAAAGCACAGCCAAAG TCATCCTGCAAAGAGAATCCCTTCAACAGGAAGCCGTCGCCTGTCACATCCCCCTCCATTAAGAAAACTCCAAAGGGACCCAAGCCAGCGAGGCCTCCTGCTCCGGGACATGGCTTCCCACTAATTAAACGGAAG GTTCAGTCAGACCAGTATGTTCCAGTGGAGGACATCTATGGCGAGATGGACAGCATTGAGCAACAGCTGGATGAGCTGGAGCATCGAGGGGTTGAGCTGGAAAGGAAGCTTCGCAGCATGGAAAATAATG CAGATGTTCCTGAAGACGGCCTGCTGGTTGACTGGTTCAAGCTCATCCACGAGAAGCACATGCTGGTGCGCCGGGAGTCTGAACTCATCTATAT tTTTAAGCAGCAGAACTTGGAGCAGCGTCAGGCTGACGTGGAGTATGAACTGCGATGCCTCCTCAACAAACCtg AGAAAGACTGGACAGATGAGGACCGCGTGAGGGAGAAGGTGCTGATGCAAGAACTGGTGACCATTATTGAGCAGCGGAATGCCATTGTCAATTGCTTGGACGAGGACCGGCAAAG ggaagaagaggaggacaaAATGCTGGAAGCCATGATTAAAAAGAAAG AATTTCATAAGGAGACCGAAGCTGATAGCAAGAAAAGAGGGAAATTCAAGCCCATGAAAGTGTTGAAACTGCTTGGGAACAAACATGAGTCAAAAAGCAAGTCGCCCAAGGAGAAAAGCTAA
- the MICALL1 gene encoding MICAL-like protein 1 isoform X2, with product MSGPRSALQAWCRRQCEGYPGVEIRDLSSSFRDGLAFCAILHRNRPDLLDFNSLSKDNVYENNRLAFEVAEQELGIPALLDPSDMVSMKVPDCLSVMTYVSQYYNHFNNPNQARVLPPMKPPAVASSPTLPAHKPVPASETTSAPKDEDAEGLAEQSQRTTLSSTCAACQQHVHLVQRYLADGKLYHRQCFRCKECSSTLLPGSYRPGPELGTFVCTQHRGKLGLSGRMERRPSPDLQHTGESGEAGIVSTGAEEENGILEEHPSTAEEIGKTGERVADGVDSEMPLAQPKNETLAPASGSETYAQTPPKPPLPAKPPLLMQEKASLQHGQLKEARPKPAPRKSTDTAAALSPLSSQPVPKPRANVQSEGSSEPGAGLANGRPPEPCPPVPKPRGRPMSSERTGECPRPKDPPWIALVQGEPKRKLAPPPPPPGSRKESPSRVSEEDEGGEGKAQGRESRPTLEEPKPYNPFEEDDEEQEEEEEEGVVAQQSTPKQEQSEDEPTSKVAHPWYGITPTSSPKTKKRPAPRAPNASPLAHHPISRLSRSEPSSSTPSPALSLESIASECLAKGTDDLDETSVPKSSSEPAVHVPAATSVVSSSGPPLPSLSSSGEEGPTALPGSSANSSFSSSSDLAGDGSEAQGGHSQTARTSSSGNLKTSPGGASPKPSAGAIPTPILLASELSGAAARSSPSPKAQPKSSCKENPFNRKPSPVTSPSIKKTPKGPKPARPPAPGHGFPLIKRKVQSDQYVPVEDIYGEMDSIEQQLDELEHRGVELERKLRSMENNDVPEDGLLVDWFKLIHEKHMLVRRESELIYIFKQQNLEQRQADVEYELRCLLNKPEKDWTDEDRVREKVLMQELVTIIEQRNAIVNCLDEDRQREEEEDKMLEAMIKKKEFHKETEADSKKRGKFKPMKVLKLLGNKHESKSKSPKEKS from the exons GCCTTTGAGGTGGCTGAGCAAGAGCTGGGGATCCCTGCCCTGCTGGATCCCAGTGACATGGTCTCCATGAAGGTCCCTGACTGCCTCAGCGTCATGACCTACGTCTCTCAGTATTACAACCATTTCAATAACCCCAACCAAG CCAGAGTCCTCCCGCCTATGAAGCCCCCTGCAGTTGCCTCCTCACCTACTCTGCCAGCACACAAACCTGTGCCTGCCTCCGAGACCACATCAGCACCCAAG GATGAGGATGCTGAAGGCCTGGCAGAGCAGTCCCAGAGAACCACCCTGAGCAGCACTTGTGCAGCTTGCCAACAACACGTCCACTTGGTCCAGCGCTACCTGGCTGATGGCAAGCTGTACCACCGCCAGTGCTTCAG GTGTAAGGAATGCTCCAGCACCCTCCTCCCTGGTTCTTACAGGCCTGGACCTGAACTGGGCACATTTGTGTGCACCCAGCATCGTGGCAAGTTGGGCTTGAGTGGGAGGATGGAGCGCAGGCCAAGCCCAGATCTTCAGCACACGGGGGAAAGCGGAGAGGCTGGGATAGTGAGCACTGGTGCGGAGGAAGAGAACGGAATACTGGAGGAGCACCCATCCACCGCAGAAGAGATAGGCAAAACAGGGGAGAGGGTAGCTGATGGAGTGGACAGCGAGATGCCTCTTGCGCAGCCAAAGAATGAAACACTCGCCCCTGCTTCCGGATCTGAAACCTACGCCCAAACGCCCCCCAAACCTCCTTTGCCAGCAAAGCCACCTCTGCTCATGCAAGAGAAGGCTAGCCTGCAACACGGGCAGCTCAAGGAGGCTCGGCCCAAGCCTGCCCCCAGGAAGAGCACAGACACAGCAGCAGCCCTGTCACCGCTAAGCTCCCAGCCTGTTCCGAAGCCCAGAGCCAACGTGCAAAGCGAGGGATCCAGTGAGCCTGGCGCTGGATTGGCCAATG GTAGGCCTCCTGAGCCCTGTCCTCCTGTTCCGAAGCCCAGAGGCAGACCCATGTCCTCCGAGCG AACTGGGGAATGCCCACGGCCCAAAGACCCTCCCTGGATTGCATTGGTCCAGGGAGAGCCCAAGAGGAAGCTGGCCCCTCCGCCTCCCCCACCAGGTAGTCGCAAGGAGAGCCCCTCGAGGGTTTCGGAGGAGGATGAAGGTGGAGAAGGCAAAGCGCAAGGCAGGGAAAGCAGGCCCACTCTGGAGGAGCCCAAACCGTATAACCCCTTTGAGGAGGATGacgaagagcaggaggaggaggaagaggagggagtcGTCGCGCAACAGAGCACGCCAAAGCAAGAGCAGAGCGAGGACGAGCCCACCTCCAAGGTGGCTCACCCCTGGTACGGCATCACCCCCACCAGCAGCCCCAAGACCAAGAAGCGGCCAGCGCCAAGGGCCCCCAACGCATCCCCTCTTG CTCACCACCCCATCTCCCGACTCTCCCGCTCGGAGCCGTCTTCCTCCACCCCATCGCCCGCCCTGAGCTTGGAGAGCATCGCATCTGAATGTTTGGCCAAGGGCACGGACGACTTGGATGAGACCTCTGTGCCCAAGAGCTCATCGGAGCCCGCAGTCCACGTCCCGGCCGCCACTTCTGTCGTCTCCTCCTCAGGTCCCCCGCTccccagcctctcctcctctggtGAGGAGGGCCCCACTGCCCTGCCCGGCAGCTCGGCCAACTCCTCCTTTTCGTCCTCCAGCGATTTGGCTGGCGATGGCAGTGAGGCACAAGGGGGACATTCACAGACTGCCCGAACTTCCTCATCTGGGAACTTGAAAACCTCCCCTGGGGGAGCCTCCCCCAAACCTTCGGCCGGGGCCATTCCCACACCTATCCTCTTGGCCTCGGAGCTGAGTGGTGCAGCTGCCAGGAGCTCTCCATCACCCAAAGCACAGCCAAAG TCATCCTGCAAAGAGAATCCCTTCAACAGGAAGCCGTCGCCTGTCACATCCCCCTCCATTAAGAAAACTCCAAAGGGACCCAAGCCAGCGAGGCCTCCTGCTCCGGGACATGGCTTCCCACTAATTAAACGGAAG GTTCAGTCAGACCAGTATGTTCCAGTGGAGGACATCTATGGCGAGATGGACAGCATTGAGCAACAGCTGGATGAGCTGGAGCATCGAGGGGTTGAGCTGGAAAGGAAGCTTCGCAGCATGGAAAATAATG ATGTTCCTGAAGACGGCCTGCTGGTTGACTGGTTCAAGCTCATCCACGAGAAGCACATGCTGGTGCGCCGGGAGTCTGAACTCATCTATAT tTTTAAGCAGCAGAACTTGGAGCAGCGTCAGGCTGACGTGGAGTATGAACTGCGATGCCTCCTCAACAAACCtg AGAAAGACTGGACAGATGAGGACCGCGTGAGGGAGAAGGTGCTGATGCAAGAACTGGTGACCATTATTGAGCAGCGGAATGCCATTGTCAATTGCTTGGACGAGGACCGGCAAAG ggaagaagaggaggacaaAATGCTGGAAGCCATGATTAAAAAGAAAG AATTTCATAAGGAGACCGAAGCTGATAGCAAGAAAAGAGGGAAATTCAAGCCCATGAAAGTGTTGAAACTGCTTGGGAACAAACATGAGTCAAAAAGCAAGTCGCCCAAGGAGAAAAGCTAA
- the MICALL1 gene encoding MICAL-like protein 1 isoform X3 codes for MVSMKVPDCLSVMTYVSQYYNHFNNPNQARVLPPMKPPAVASSPTLPAHKPVPASETTSAPKDEDAEGLAEQSQRTTLSSTCAACQQHVHLVQRYLADGKLYHRQCFRCKECSSTLLPGSYRPGPELGTFVCTQHRGKLGLSGRMERRPSPDLQHTGESGEAGIVSTGAEEENGILEEHPSTAEEIGKTGERVADGVDSEMPLAQPKNETLAPASGSETYAQTPPKPPLPAKPPLLMQEKASLQHGQLKEARPKPAPRKSTDTAAALSPLSSQPVPKPRANVQSEGSSEPGAGLANGRPPEPCPPVPKPRGRPMSSERTGECPRPKDPPWIALVQGEPKRKLAPPPPPPGSRKESPSRVSEEDEGGEGKAQGRESRPTLEEPKPYNPFEEDDEEQEEEEEEGVVAQQSTPKQEQSEDEPTSKVAHPWYGITPTSSPKTKKRPAPRAPNASPLAHHPISRLSRSEPSSSTPSPALSLESIASECLAKGTDDLDETSVPKSSSEPAVHVPAATSVVSSSGPPLPSLSSSGEEGPTALPGSSANSSFSSSSDLAGDGSEAQGGHSQTARTSSSGNLKTSPGGASPKPSAGAIPTPILLASELSGAAARSSPSPKAQPKSSCKENPFNRKPSPVTSPSIKKTPKGPKPARPPAPGHGFPLIKRKVQSDQYVPVEDIYGEMDSIEQQLDELEHRGVELERKLRSMENNADVPEDGLLVDWFKLIHEKHMLVRRESELIYIFKQQNLEQRQADVEYELRCLLNKPEKDWTDEDRVREKVLMQELVTIIEQRNAIVNCLDEDRQREEEEDKMLEAMIKKKEFHKETEADSKKRGKFKPMKVLKLLGNKHESKSKSPKEKS; via the exons ATGGTCTCCATGAAGGTCCCTGACTGCCTCAGCGTCATGACCTACGTCTCTCAGTATTACAACCATTTCAATAACCCCAACCAAG CCAGAGTCCTCCCGCCTATGAAGCCCCCTGCAGTTGCCTCCTCACCTACTCTGCCAGCACACAAACCTGTGCCTGCCTCCGAGACCACATCAGCACCCAAG GATGAGGATGCTGAAGGCCTGGCAGAGCAGTCCCAGAGAACCACCCTGAGCAGCACTTGTGCAGCTTGCCAACAACACGTCCACTTGGTCCAGCGCTACCTGGCTGATGGCAAGCTGTACCACCGCCAGTGCTTCAG GTGTAAGGAATGCTCCAGCACCCTCCTCCCTGGTTCTTACAGGCCTGGACCTGAACTGGGCACATTTGTGTGCACCCAGCATCGTGGCAAGTTGGGCTTGAGTGGGAGGATGGAGCGCAGGCCAAGCCCAGATCTTCAGCACACGGGGGAAAGCGGAGAGGCTGGGATAGTGAGCACTGGTGCGGAGGAAGAGAACGGAATACTGGAGGAGCACCCATCCACCGCAGAAGAGATAGGCAAAACAGGGGAGAGGGTAGCTGATGGAGTGGACAGCGAGATGCCTCTTGCGCAGCCAAAGAATGAAACACTCGCCCCTGCTTCCGGATCTGAAACCTACGCCCAAACGCCCCCCAAACCTCCTTTGCCAGCAAAGCCACCTCTGCTCATGCAAGAGAAGGCTAGCCTGCAACACGGGCAGCTCAAGGAGGCTCGGCCCAAGCCTGCCCCCAGGAAGAGCACAGACACAGCAGCAGCCCTGTCACCGCTAAGCTCCCAGCCTGTTCCGAAGCCCAGAGCCAACGTGCAAAGCGAGGGATCCAGTGAGCCTGGCGCTGGATTGGCCAATG GTAGGCCTCCTGAGCCCTGTCCTCCTGTTCCGAAGCCCAGAGGCAGACCCATGTCCTCCGAGCG AACTGGGGAATGCCCACGGCCCAAAGACCCTCCCTGGATTGCATTGGTCCAGGGAGAGCCCAAGAGGAAGCTGGCCCCTCCGCCTCCCCCACCAGGTAGTCGCAAGGAGAGCCCCTCGAGGGTTTCGGAGGAGGATGAAGGTGGAGAAGGCAAAGCGCAAGGCAGGGAAAGCAGGCCCACTCTGGAGGAGCCCAAACCGTATAACCCCTTTGAGGAGGATGacgaagagcaggaggaggaggaagaggagggagtcGTCGCGCAACAGAGCACGCCAAAGCAAGAGCAGAGCGAGGACGAGCCCACCTCCAAGGTGGCTCACCCCTGGTACGGCATCACCCCCACCAGCAGCCCCAAGACCAAGAAGCGGCCAGCGCCAAGGGCCCCCAACGCATCCCCTCTTG CTCACCACCCCATCTCCCGACTCTCCCGCTCGGAGCCGTCTTCCTCCACCCCATCGCCCGCCCTGAGCTTGGAGAGCATCGCATCTGAATGTTTGGCCAAGGGCACGGACGACTTGGATGAGACCTCTGTGCCCAAGAGCTCATCGGAGCCCGCAGTCCACGTCCCGGCCGCCACTTCTGTCGTCTCCTCCTCAGGTCCCCCGCTccccagcctctcctcctctggtGAGGAGGGCCCCACTGCCCTGCCCGGCAGCTCGGCCAACTCCTCCTTTTCGTCCTCCAGCGATTTGGCTGGCGATGGCAGTGAGGCACAAGGGGGACATTCACAGACTGCCCGAACTTCCTCATCTGGGAACTTGAAAACCTCCCCTGGGGGAGCCTCCCCCAAACCTTCGGCCGGGGCCATTCCCACACCTATCCTCTTGGCCTCGGAGCTGAGTGGTGCAGCTGCCAGGAGCTCTCCATCACCCAAAGCACAGCCAAAG TCATCCTGCAAAGAGAATCCCTTCAACAGGAAGCCGTCGCCTGTCACATCCCCCTCCATTAAGAAAACTCCAAAGGGACCCAAGCCAGCGAGGCCTCCTGCTCCGGGACATGGCTTCCCACTAATTAAACGGAAG GTTCAGTCAGACCAGTATGTTCCAGTGGAGGACATCTATGGCGAGATGGACAGCATTGAGCAACAGCTGGATGAGCTGGAGCATCGAGGGGTTGAGCTGGAAAGGAAGCTTCGCAGCATGGAAAATAATG CAGATGTTCCTGAAGACGGCCTGCTGGTTGACTGGTTCAAGCTCATCCACGAGAAGCACATGCTGGTGCGCCGGGAGTCTGAACTCATCTATAT tTTTAAGCAGCAGAACTTGGAGCAGCGTCAGGCTGACGTGGAGTATGAACTGCGATGCCTCCTCAACAAACCtg AGAAAGACTGGACAGATGAGGACCGCGTGAGGGAGAAGGTGCTGATGCAAGAACTGGTGACCATTATTGAGCAGCGGAATGCCATTGTCAATTGCTTGGACGAGGACCGGCAAAG ggaagaagaggaggacaaAATGCTGGAAGCCATGATTAAAAAGAAAG AATTTCATAAGGAGACCGAAGCTGATAGCAAGAAAAGAGGGAAATTCAAGCCCATGAAAGTGTTGAAACTGCTTGGGAACAAACATGAGTCAAAAAGCAAGTCGCCCAAGGAGAAAAGCTAA